The following coding sequences lie in one Eleginops maclovinus isolate JMC-PN-2008 ecotype Puerto Natales chromosome 21, JC_Emac_rtc_rv5, whole genome shotgun sequence genomic window:
- the LOC134884092 gene encoding melanoma receptor tyrosine-protein kinase-like isoform X1: protein MKFPGVFLLLLLRRCCCTSPGTSPGRRVCQGTSNHLTLLGTRENHYENMVRMYSNCSVVLENLEVTYSLLNHDLSFLQSIQEVGGYVLVAMNEAPVVPLGNLRLIRGRPPLYEERYALLVMSNYNRNLTSATLNYSSGVTQLQLSSLSEILRGGVKMTHNPLLCNMETIQWEDILNQEGNPSMLFKNNSFPRSCEKCDQVCNGSCWAAGPDHCQRLTKLQCADQCSRRCRGPKPSDCCNQHCAAGCTGPTNKHCLACTHFNDDGTCKDVCPPLKLYNPKTHTLVSNPNAKFTYGATCVKACPHNYVVTEGSCVRTCGPGMFEVEKDGVQRCKVCEGPCSKACDGIGAGALINTMAVNASNIESFRNCTKINGDVSFLETSFTGDAHYKIPPMDPDKLEYFRTVKEITGILLIQSWPENHSSLSVFENLERIRGRTQRTKYSVAVVKAKHLRWLGLHSLKEVSAGQVVLKENPQLCYTQPDQWTRLFRLEQQRVSMLNNAPPSLCEQQNRTCDPECTEEGCWGPGPDMCVSCRHFSRRGGCVRSCNLLQGTPREVQVGYRCEQCHTECQVRSRGPSCSGTGPEQCFQCSHFQDGPHCVQRCPSGVLGDGDTLIWTFPDSRGRCQPCSPDCTQGCTGPWLLSCNGFPTKSTLAVGVVGGLLVVVIVSLVVFVVLRRRQIRRKRTTRRLLQERELVEPLTPSGVAPNQALLRILKEMEFKKIRVLGSGAFGTVFKGLWIPEGEDVRIPVAIKVLREATSPKANKDILDEAYVMASVEHPHVSRLLGICLTSSVQLVTQLMPFGCLLDYVRLHREQVGGQWLLNWCVQIAKGMNYLEERHLVHRDLAARNVLVKNPNHVKITDFGLAKLLTADEKEYHADGGKVPIKWMALESILQWKYTHQSDVWSYGVTVWELMTFGSKPYDGIPASEISSVLERGERLPHPPICTIDVYMIMVKCWMIDPCSRPRFRELIVEFSKMARDPPRYLVVQGELPSPTDRRFFSRLLSSDDMDDVVDAEEYLLPSKGLNNKKHPACSATQGGCPVRENSITLRYITDPTHSALERDDFPGHEYMNQSLSDTSSRQSEVLNPNYEDLSRGWGASLLSPPPVELKPFSPLPEGPEYLNTARSSLPLTASDCLDNPDYQADFLPPSAAENLEYLGLGASLNQALVR, encoded by the exons tgTGTCAGGGGACCAGTAACCACCTGACGTTGTTGGGAACCAGGGAGAACCATTATGAGAACATGGTGAGGATGTACTCCAACTGCTCCGTGGTTCTGGAGAACCTGGAGGTGACGTACAGCCTGCTGAACCACGACCTCAGCTTCCTGCAG TCCATACAGGAGGTGGGGGGGTACGTGCTGGTGGCCATGAACGAGGCGCCCGTGGTGCCTTTAGGGAACCTGCGTCTGATCCGCGGCCGCCCTCCTCTGTACGAGGAGCGCTACGCTCTGCTCGTCATGTCCAACTACAACCGGAACCTGACGTCTGCCACACTGAACTACAGCAGCGGGGTGacacagctgcagctcagcAGCCTCtccg AAATCCTGAGAGGGGGGGTGAAGAtgacccacaatcctttgctGTGCAACATGGAGACGATCCAGTGGGAGGACATCCTGAACCAGGAGGGCAACCCCAGCATGCTGTTCAAGAACAACAGCTTCCCTCGCTCAT gtgaGAAATGCGACCAGGTGTGTAACGGCTCGTGTTGGGCAGCAGGACCGGATCACTGCCAGAGAC tgaCAAAGCTGCAGTGTGCGGATCAGTGCAGCAGACGGTGCCGAGGACCAAAACCCTCCGACTGCTGCAACCAGCACTGTGCTGCAGGCTGCACCGGACCCACCAACAAACACTGCCTG GCCTGCACACATTTCAACGATGACGGTACCTGTAAAGACGTCTGTCCCCCCTTGAAACTCTACAACCCCAAGACCCACACACTGGTCAGCAACCCCAACGCCAAGTTCACCTACGGAGCCACCTGCGTGAAAGCCTGCCCAC ATAACTACGTGGTGACGGAGGGCTCCTGCGTCCGGACCTGCGGCCCCGGGATGTTCGAGGTGGAGAAAGACGGGGTGCAGCGCTGCAAGGTCTGCGAAGGACCCTGTTCCAAAG cctgtgATGGTATCGGGGCCGGTGCTCTGATTAACACGATGGCAGTGAACGCCTCCAACATCGAGTCGTTCAGGAACTGCACCAAGATCAATGGAGACGTGTCCTTCCTCGAGACGTCCTTCACCGG GGACGCCCACTACAAGATCCCGCCCATGGACCCGGACAAACTGGAGTACTTCAGGACGGTGAAGGAGATCACAG gcatCCTTCTGATCCAGTCCTGGCCGGAGAACCACAGCTCTCTGTCGGTGTTTGAGAACCTGGAGAGGATCAGAGGGCGGACCCAGCGGAC gaagtACAGCGTTGCCGTGGTGAAGGCGAAGCACCTCCGGTGGCTGGGCCTGCACTCCCTGAAGGAGGTGAGCGCGGGTCAGGTTGTGCTGAAGGAGAACCCCCAGCTGTGCTACACCCAGCCCGACCAGTGGACCCGGCTGTTCCGATTGGAGCAGCAGAGAGTCAGCATGCTCAACAACGCCCCCCCCAGCCTCTGTG AGCAACAGAACCGGACCTGTGACCCGGAGTGCACTGAGGAGGGCTGCTGGGGGCCGGGGCCCgacatgtgtgtgtcctgccGACACTTCAGCCGTAGGGGGGGCTGTGTGAGGAGCTGCAACCTGCTGCAAGG gacCCCCAGAGAGGTGCAGGTGGGCTACAGGTGTGAGCAGTGTCACACTGAGTGTCAGGTCCGGAGCAGGGGGCCCTCCTGCAGCGGCACG ggTCCGGAGCAGTGCTTCCAGTGCTCCCACTTTCAGGACGGCCCCCACTGTGTGCAGCGCTGCCCCAGTGGGGTGCTGGGAGACGGGGACACGCTGATCTGGACCTTCCCCGACAGCAGAGGACGCTGCCAGCCCTGCAGCCCGGACTGCACCCAGGG gtgtacTGGTCCCTGGCTGCTCAGCTGCAACGG gttcCCCACCAAGTCCACGCTGGCGGTGGGCGTGGTGGGCGGTCTCCTGGTCGTCGTCATCGTGTCGTTGGTCGTCTTTGTGGTTCTGCGGCGACGACAAATCAGGAGGAAAAGGACGACGCGGCGcctgctgcaggagagagag ctggtgGAGCCGCTGACTCCCAGCGGGGTAGCTCCCAACCAGGCGCTGCTCCGGATCCTGAAGGAGATGGAGTTCAAGAAGATCCGGGTGCTGGGGTCCGGGGCCTTCGGAACTGTCTTCAAG GGTCTGTGGATCCCTGAAGGAGAGGACGTCAGGATCCCCGTGGCCATCAAGGTCCTGAGAGAGGCCACATCCCCCAAAGCCAACAAAGACATCCTGGAC GAGGCGTATGTGATGGCGAGTGTGGAGCACCCCCACGTGTCCCGTCTCCTGGGGATCTGTCTCACCTCGTCGGTGCAGCTGGTGACTCAGCTGATGCCGTTCGGCTGCCTGCTGGACTACGTGCGTCTGCACCGGGAGCAGGTGGGGGGGCAGTGGCTGCTCAACTGGTGCGTGCAGATCGCCAAG gggatGAACTACCTGGAGGAGCGGCACCTGGTGCACAGGGACCTGGCGGCGAGGAACGTCCTGGTGAAGAACCCGAACCACGTGAAGATCACCGACTTCGGCCTGGCCAAGCTGCTGACGGCCGACGAGAAGGAGTACCATGCTGACGGGGGCAAG gTCCCTATAAAGTGGATGGCACTGGAGTCCATCCTGCAGTGGAAGTACACGCATCAGAGCGACGTCTGGAGCTACG gtgtgacAGTGTGGGAGCTGATGACGTTCGGCTCCAAGCCGTACGACGGGATCCCGGCCAGTGAGATCTCCTCGGTGCTGGAGAGGGGGGAGCggctcccccacccccccatctGCACCATCGACGTCTACATGATCATGGTCAAAT gctgGATGATCGACCCCTGCAGTCGCCCCCGCTTCAGAGAGCTCATCGTGGAGTTCTCCAAGATGGCCCGAGACCCCCCCAGATACCTGgtggtgcag ggcgAGCTGCCCAGCCCCACAGACCGCCGCTTCTTCTCCCGGCTGTTGAGCTCCGACGACATGGACGACGTGGTGGACGCTGAGGAGTACCTGCTGCCGTCCAAAGGGCTGAACAACAAAAAGCACCCGGCCTGCAGCGCcacg CAGGGGGGCTGCCCTGTGAGGGAGAACAGCATCACCCTGCGGTACATCACTGACCCGACCCACAGCGCTCTGGAGAGGGACGACTTCCCCGGACACG AATACATGAACCAGAGTCTGAGTGACACCAGCAGCCGGCAGTCGGAGGTTCTGAACCCGAACTATGAGGACCTGAGTCGGGGCTGGGGGGCCTCGCTTCTCTCCCCCCCACCGGTGGAACTGAAGCCCTTCTCCCCGCTCCCCGAGGGACCGGAGTACCTGAACACCGCCCGGAGCTCTCTGCCTCTGACGGCCAGCGATTGCCTGGACAATCCCGACTACCAGGCTGACTTCCTGCCGCCCAGCGCCGCCGAGAACCTGGAGTACCTGGGGCTGGGGGCTTCGCTCAACCAGGCCCTTGTGCGCTGA
- the LOC134884092 gene encoding melanoma receptor tyrosine-protein kinase-like isoform X2, with protein sequence MKFPGVFLLLLLRRCCCTSPGTSPGRRVCQGTSNHLTLLGTRENHYENMVRMYSNCSVVLENLEVTYSLLNHDLSFLQSIQEVGGYVLVAMNEAPVVPLGNLRLIRGRPPLYEERYALLVMSNYNRNLTSATLNYSSGVTQLQLSSLSEILRGGVKMTHNPLLCNMETIQWEDILNQEGNPSMLFKNNSFPRSCEKCDQVCNGSCWAAGPDHCQRLTKLQCADQCSRRCRGPKPSDCCNQHCAAGCTGPTNKHCLACTHFNDDGTCKDVCPPLKLYNPKTHTLVSNPNAKFTYGATCVKACPHNYVVTEGSCVRTCGPGMFEVEKDGVQRCKVCEGPCSKACDGIGAGALINTMAVNASNIESFRNCTKINGDVSFLETSFTGDAHYKIPPMDPDKLEYFRTVKEITGILLIQSWPENHSSLSVFENLERIRGRTQRTKYSVAVVKAKHLRWLGLHSLKEVSAGQVVLKENPQLCYTQPDQWTRLFRLEQQRVSMLNNAPPSLCEQQNRTCDPECTEEGCWGPGPDMCVSCRHFSRRGGCVRSCNLLQGTPREVQVGYRCEQCHTECQVRSRGPSCSGTGPEQCFQCSHFQDGPHCVQRCPSGVLGDGDTLIWTFPDSRGRCQPCSPDCTQGCTGPWLLSCNGFPTKSTLAVGVVGGLLVVVIVSLVVFVVLRRRQIRRKRTTRRLLQERELVEPLTPSGVAPNQALLRILKEMEFKKIRVLGSGAFGTVFKGLWIPEGEDVRIPVAIKVLREATSPKANKDILDEAYVMASVEHPHVSRLLGICLTSSVQLVTQLMPFGCLLDYVRLHREQVGGQWLLNWCVQIAKGMNYLEERHLVHRDLAARNVLVKNPNHVKITDFGLAKLLTADEKEYHADGGKVPIKWMALESILQWKYTHQSDVWSYGVTVWELMTFGSKPYDGIPASEISSVLERGERLPHPPICTIDVYMIMVKCWMIDPCSRPRFRELIVEFSKMARDPPRYLVVQGELPSPTDRRFFSRLLSSDDMDDVVDAEEYLLPSKGLNNKKHPACSATGGCPVRENSITLRYITDPTHSALERDDFPGHEYMNQSLSDTSSRQSEVLNPNYEDLSRGWGASLLSPPPVELKPFSPLPEGPEYLNTARSSLPLTASDCLDNPDYQADFLPPSAAENLEYLGLGASLNQALVR encoded by the exons tgTGTCAGGGGACCAGTAACCACCTGACGTTGTTGGGAACCAGGGAGAACCATTATGAGAACATGGTGAGGATGTACTCCAACTGCTCCGTGGTTCTGGAGAACCTGGAGGTGACGTACAGCCTGCTGAACCACGACCTCAGCTTCCTGCAG TCCATACAGGAGGTGGGGGGGTACGTGCTGGTGGCCATGAACGAGGCGCCCGTGGTGCCTTTAGGGAACCTGCGTCTGATCCGCGGCCGCCCTCCTCTGTACGAGGAGCGCTACGCTCTGCTCGTCATGTCCAACTACAACCGGAACCTGACGTCTGCCACACTGAACTACAGCAGCGGGGTGacacagctgcagctcagcAGCCTCtccg AAATCCTGAGAGGGGGGGTGAAGAtgacccacaatcctttgctGTGCAACATGGAGACGATCCAGTGGGAGGACATCCTGAACCAGGAGGGCAACCCCAGCATGCTGTTCAAGAACAACAGCTTCCCTCGCTCAT gtgaGAAATGCGACCAGGTGTGTAACGGCTCGTGTTGGGCAGCAGGACCGGATCACTGCCAGAGAC tgaCAAAGCTGCAGTGTGCGGATCAGTGCAGCAGACGGTGCCGAGGACCAAAACCCTCCGACTGCTGCAACCAGCACTGTGCTGCAGGCTGCACCGGACCCACCAACAAACACTGCCTG GCCTGCACACATTTCAACGATGACGGTACCTGTAAAGACGTCTGTCCCCCCTTGAAACTCTACAACCCCAAGACCCACACACTGGTCAGCAACCCCAACGCCAAGTTCACCTACGGAGCCACCTGCGTGAAAGCCTGCCCAC ATAACTACGTGGTGACGGAGGGCTCCTGCGTCCGGACCTGCGGCCCCGGGATGTTCGAGGTGGAGAAAGACGGGGTGCAGCGCTGCAAGGTCTGCGAAGGACCCTGTTCCAAAG cctgtgATGGTATCGGGGCCGGTGCTCTGATTAACACGATGGCAGTGAACGCCTCCAACATCGAGTCGTTCAGGAACTGCACCAAGATCAATGGAGACGTGTCCTTCCTCGAGACGTCCTTCACCGG GGACGCCCACTACAAGATCCCGCCCATGGACCCGGACAAACTGGAGTACTTCAGGACGGTGAAGGAGATCACAG gcatCCTTCTGATCCAGTCCTGGCCGGAGAACCACAGCTCTCTGTCGGTGTTTGAGAACCTGGAGAGGATCAGAGGGCGGACCCAGCGGAC gaagtACAGCGTTGCCGTGGTGAAGGCGAAGCACCTCCGGTGGCTGGGCCTGCACTCCCTGAAGGAGGTGAGCGCGGGTCAGGTTGTGCTGAAGGAGAACCCCCAGCTGTGCTACACCCAGCCCGACCAGTGGACCCGGCTGTTCCGATTGGAGCAGCAGAGAGTCAGCATGCTCAACAACGCCCCCCCCAGCCTCTGTG AGCAACAGAACCGGACCTGTGACCCGGAGTGCACTGAGGAGGGCTGCTGGGGGCCGGGGCCCgacatgtgtgtgtcctgccGACACTTCAGCCGTAGGGGGGGCTGTGTGAGGAGCTGCAACCTGCTGCAAGG gacCCCCAGAGAGGTGCAGGTGGGCTACAGGTGTGAGCAGTGTCACACTGAGTGTCAGGTCCGGAGCAGGGGGCCCTCCTGCAGCGGCACG ggTCCGGAGCAGTGCTTCCAGTGCTCCCACTTTCAGGACGGCCCCCACTGTGTGCAGCGCTGCCCCAGTGGGGTGCTGGGAGACGGGGACACGCTGATCTGGACCTTCCCCGACAGCAGAGGACGCTGCCAGCCCTGCAGCCCGGACTGCACCCAGGG gtgtacTGGTCCCTGGCTGCTCAGCTGCAACGG gttcCCCACCAAGTCCACGCTGGCGGTGGGCGTGGTGGGCGGTCTCCTGGTCGTCGTCATCGTGTCGTTGGTCGTCTTTGTGGTTCTGCGGCGACGACAAATCAGGAGGAAAAGGACGACGCGGCGcctgctgcaggagagagag ctggtgGAGCCGCTGACTCCCAGCGGGGTAGCTCCCAACCAGGCGCTGCTCCGGATCCTGAAGGAGATGGAGTTCAAGAAGATCCGGGTGCTGGGGTCCGGGGCCTTCGGAACTGTCTTCAAG GGTCTGTGGATCCCTGAAGGAGAGGACGTCAGGATCCCCGTGGCCATCAAGGTCCTGAGAGAGGCCACATCCCCCAAAGCCAACAAAGACATCCTGGAC GAGGCGTATGTGATGGCGAGTGTGGAGCACCCCCACGTGTCCCGTCTCCTGGGGATCTGTCTCACCTCGTCGGTGCAGCTGGTGACTCAGCTGATGCCGTTCGGCTGCCTGCTGGACTACGTGCGTCTGCACCGGGAGCAGGTGGGGGGGCAGTGGCTGCTCAACTGGTGCGTGCAGATCGCCAAG gggatGAACTACCTGGAGGAGCGGCACCTGGTGCACAGGGACCTGGCGGCGAGGAACGTCCTGGTGAAGAACCCGAACCACGTGAAGATCACCGACTTCGGCCTGGCCAAGCTGCTGACGGCCGACGAGAAGGAGTACCATGCTGACGGGGGCAAG gTCCCTATAAAGTGGATGGCACTGGAGTCCATCCTGCAGTGGAAGTACACGCATCAGAGCGACGTCTGGAGCTACG gtgtgacAGTGTGGGAGCTGATGACGTTCGGCTCCAAGCCGTACGACGGGATCCCGGCCAGTGAGATCTCCTCGGTGCTGGAGAGGGGGGAGCggctcccccacccccccatctGCACCATCGACGTCTACATGATCATGGTCAAAT gctgGATGATCGACCCCTGCAGTCGCCCCCGCTTCAGAGAGCTCATCGTGGAGTTCTCCAAGATGGCCCGAGACCCCCCCAGATACCTGgtggtgcag ggcgAGCTGCCCAGCCCCACAGACCGCCGCTTCTTCTCCCGGCTGTTGAGCTCCGACGACATGGACGACGTGGTGGACGCTGAGGAGTACCTGCTGCCGTCCAAAGGGCTGAACAACAAAAAGCACCCGGCCTGCAGCGCcacg GGGGGCTGCCCTGTGAGGGAGAACAGCATCACCCTGCGGTACATCACTGACCCGACCCACAGCGCTCTGGAGAGGGACGACTTCCCCGGACACG AATACATGAACCAGAGTCTGAGTGACACCAGCAGCCGGCAGTCGGAGGTTCTGAACCCGAACTATGAGGACCTGAGTCGGGGCTGGGGGGCCTCGCTTCTCTCCCCCCCACCGGTGGAACTGAAGCCCTTCTCCCCGCTCCCCGAGGGACCGGAGTACCTGAACACCGCCCGGAGCTCTCTGCCTCTGACGGCCAGCGATTGCCTGGACAATCCCGACTACCAGGCTGACTTCCTGCCGCCCAGCGCCGCCGAGAACCTGGAGTACCTGGGGCTGGGGGCTTCGCTCAACCAGGCCCTTGTGCGCTGA
- the LOC134884092 gene encoding melanoma receptor tyrosine-protein kinase-like isoform X3, translating to MKFPGVFLLLLLRRCCCTSPGTSPGRRVCQGTSNHLTLLGTRENHYENMVRMYSNCSVVLENLEVTYSLLNHDLSFLQSIQEVGGYVLVAMNEAPVVPLGNLRLIRGRPPLYEERYALLVMSNYNRNLTSATLNYSSGVTQLQLSSLSEILRGGVKMTHNPLLCNMETIQWEDILNQEGNPSMLFKNNSFPRSCEKCDQVCNGSCWAAGPDHCQRLTKLQCADQCSRRCRGPKPSDCCNQHCAAGCTGPTNKHCLACTHFNDDGTCKDVCPPLKLYNPKTHTLVSNPNAKFTYGATCVKACPHNYVVTEGSCVRTCGPGMFEVEKDGVQRCKVCEGPCSKACDGIGAGALINTMAVNASNIESFRNCTKINGDVSFLETSFTGDAHYKIPPMDPDKLEYFRTVKEITGILLIQSWPENHSSLSVFENLERIRGRTQRTKYSVAVVKAKHLRWLGLHSLKEVSAGQVVLKENPQLCYTQPDQWTRLFRLEQQRVSMLNNAPPSLCEQQNRTCDPECTEEGCWGPGPDMCVSCRHFSRRGGCVRSCNLLQGTPREVQVGYRCEQCHTECQVRSRGPSCSGTGPEQCFQCSHFQDGPHCVQRCPSGVLGDGDTLIWTFPDSRGRCQPCSPDCTQGFPTKSTLAVGVVGGLLVVVIVSLVVFVVLRRRQIRRKRTTRRLLQERELVEPLTPSGVAPNQALLRILKEMEFKKIRVLGSGAFGTVFKGLWIPEGEDVRIPVAIKVLREATSPKANKDILDEAYVMASVEHPHVSRLLGICLTSSVQLVTQLMPFGCLLDYVRLHREQVGGQWLLNWCVQIAKGMNYLEERHLVHRDLAARNVLVKNPNHVKITDFGLAKLLTADEKEYHADGGKVPIKWMALESILQWKYTHQSDVWSYGVTVWELMTFGSKPYDGIPASEISSVLERGERLPHPPICTIDVYMIMVKCWMIDPCSRPRFRELIVEFSKMARDPPRYLVVQGELPSPTDRRFFSRLLSSDDMDDVVDAEEYLLPSKGLNNKKHPACSATQGGCPVRENSITLRYITDPTHSALERDDFPGHEYMNQSLSDTSSRQSEVLNPNYEDLSRGWGASLLSPPPVELKPFSPLPEGPEYLNTARSSLPLTASDCLDNPDYQADFLPPSAAENLEYLGLGASLNQALVR from the exons tgTGTCAGGGGACCAGTAACCACCTGACGTTGTTGGGAACCAGGGAGAACCATTATGAGAACATGGTGAGGATGTACTCCAACTGCTCCGTGGTTCTGGAGAACCTGGAGGTGACGTACAGCCTGCTGAACCACGACCTCAGCTTCCTGCAG TCCATACAGGAGGTGGGGGGGTACGTGCTGGTGGCCATGAACGAGGCGCCCGTGGTGCCTTTAGGGAACCTGCGTCTGATCCGCGGCCGCCCTCCTCTGTACGAGGAGCGCTACGCTCTGCTCGTCATGTCCAACTACAACCGGAACCTGACGTCTGCCACACTGAACTACAGCAGCGGGGTGacacagctgcagctcagcAGCCTCtccg AAATCCTGAGAGGGGGGGTGAAGAtgacccacaatcctttgctGTGCAACATGGAGACGATCCAGTGGGAGGACATCCTGAACCAGGAGGGCAACCCCAGCATGCTGTTCAAGAACAACAGCTTCCCTCGCTCAT gtgaGAAATGCGACCAGGTGTGTAACGGCTCGTGTTGGGCAGCAGGACCGGATCACTGCCAGAGAC tgaCAAAGCTGCAGTGTGCGGATCAGTGCAGCAGACGGTGCCGAGGACCAAAACCCTCCGACTGCTGCAACCAGCACTGTGCTGCAGGCTGCACCGGACCCACCAACAAACACTGCCTG GCCTGCACACATTTCAACGATGACGGTACCTGTAAAGACGTCTGTCCCCCCTTGAAACTCTACAACCCCAAGACCCACACACTGGTCAGCAACCCCAACGCCAAGTTCACCTACGGAGCCACCTGCGTGAAAGCCTGCCCAC ATAACTACGTGGTGACGGAGGGCTCCTGCGTCCGGACCTGCGGCCCCGGGATGTTCGAGGTGGAGAAAGACGGGGTGCAGCGCTGCAAGGTCTGCGAAGGACCCTGTTCCAAAG cctgtgATGGTATCGGGGCCGGTGCTCTGATTAACACGATGGCAGTGAACGCCTCCAACATCGAGTCGTTCAGGAACTGCACCAAGATCAATGGAGACGTGTCCTTCCTCGAGACGTCCTTCACCGG GGACGCCCACTACAAGATCCCGCCCATGGACCCGGACAAACTGGAGTACTTCAGGACGGTGAAGGAGATCACAG gcatCCTTCTGATCCAGTCCTGGCCGGAGAACCACAGCTCTCTGTCGGTGTTTGAGAACCTGGAGAGGATCAGAGGGCGGACCCAGCGGAC gaagtACAGCGTTGCCGTGGTGAAGGCGAAGCACCTCCGGTGGCTGGGCCTGCACTCCCTGAAGGAGGTGAGCGCGGGTCAGGTTGTGCTGAAGGAGAACCCCCAGCTGTGCTACACCCAGCCCGACCAGTGGACCCGGCTGTTCCGATTGGAGCAGCAGAGAGTCAGCATGCTCAACAACGCCCCCCCCAGCCTCTGTG AGCAACAGAACCGGACCTGTGACCCGGAGTGCACTGAGGAGGGCTGCTGGGGGCCGGGGCCCgacatgtgtgtgtcctgccGACACTTCAGCCGTAGGGGGGGCTGTGTGAGGAGCTGCAACCTGCTGCAAGG gacCCCCAGAGAGGTGCAGGTGGGCTACAGGTGTGAGCAGTGTCACACTGAGTGTCAGGTCCGGAGCAGGGGGCCCTCCTGCAGCGGCACG ggTCCGGAGCAGTGCTTCCAGTGCTCCCACTTTCAGGACGGCCCCCACTGTGTGCAGCGCTGCCCCAGTGGGGTGCTGGGAGACGGGGACACGCTGATCTGGACCTTCCCCGACAGCAGAGGACGCTGCCAGCCCTGCAGCCCGGACTGCACCCAGGG gttcCCCACCAAGTCCACGCTGGCGGTGGGCGTGGTGGGCGGTCTCCTGGTCGTCGTCATCGTGTCGTTGGTCGTCTTTGTGGTTCTGCGGCGACGACAAATCAGGAGGAAAAGGACGACGCGGCGcctgctgcaggagagagag ctggtgGAGCCGCTGACTCCCAGCGGGGTAGCTCCCAACCAGGCGCTGCTCCGGATCCTGAAGGAGATGGAGTTCAAGAAGATCCGGGTGCTGGGGTCCGGGGCCTTCGGAACTGTCTTCAAG GGTCTGTGGATCCCTGAAGGAGAGGACGTCAGGATCCCCGTGGCCATCAAGGTCCTGAGAGAGGCCACATCCCCCAAAGCCAACAAAGACATCCTGGAC GAGGCGTATGTGATGGCGAGTGTGGAGCACCCCCACGTGTCCCGTCTCCTGGGGATCTGTCTCACCTCGTCGGTGCAGCTGGTGACTCAGCTGATGCCGTTCGGCTGCCTGCTGGACTACGTGCGTCTGCACCGGGAGCAGGTGGGGGGGCAGTGGCTGCTCAACTGGTGCGTGCAGATCGCCAAG gggatGAACTACCTGGAGGAGCGGCACCTGGTGCACAGGGACCTGGCGGCGAGGAACGTCCTGGTGAAGAACCCGAACCACGTGAAGATCACCGACTTCGGCCTGGCCAAGCTGCTGACGGCCGACGAGAAGGAGTACCATGCTGACGGGGGCAAG gTCCCTATAAAGTGGATGGCACTGGAGTCCATCCTGCAGTGGAAGTACACGCATCAGAGCGACGTCTGGAGCTACG gtgtgacAGTGTGGGAGCTGATGACGTTCGGCTCCAAGCCGTACGACGGGATCCCGGCCAGTGAGATCTCCTCGGTGCTGGAGAGGGGGGAGCggctcccccacccccccatctGCACCATCGACGTCTACATGATCATGGTCAAAT gctgGATGATCGACCCCTGCAGTCGCCCCCGCTTCAGAGAGCTCATCGTGGAGTTCTCCAAGATGGCCCGAGACCCCCCCAGATACCTGgtggtgcag ggcgAGCTGCCCAGCCCCACAGACCGCCGCTTCTTCTCCCGGCTGTTGAGCTCCGACGACATGGACGACGTGGTGGACGCTGAGGAGTACCTGCTGCCGTCCAAAGGGCTGAACAACAAAAAGCACCCGGCCTGCAGCGCcacg CAGGGGGGCTGCCCTGTGAGGGAGAACAGCATCACCCTGCGGTACATCACTGACCCGACCCACAGCGCTCTGGAGAGGGACGACTTCCCCGGACACG AATACATGAACCAGAGTCTGAGTGACACCAGCAGCCGGCAGTCGGAGGTTCTGAACCCGAACTATGAGGACCTGAGTCGGGGCTGGGGGGCCTCGCTTCTCTCCCCCCCACCGGTGGAACTGAAGCCCTTCTCCCCGCTCCCCGAGGGACCGGAGTACCTGAACACCGCCCGGAGCTCTCTGCCTCTGACGGCCAGCGATTGCCTGGACAATCCCGACTACCAGGCTGACTTCCTGCCGCCCAGCGCCGCCGAGAACCTGGAGTACCTGGGGCTGGGGGCTTCGCTCAACCAGGCCCTTGTGCGCTGA